Below is a window of Candidozyma auris chromosome 3, complete sequence DNA.
AAACGAGGGCAGCAAAAAAGTTGCTGTTTCTCCAGGTAAACATGCTGAAGATGGTGAGGACGCTGAGCGTGTGAATTCCAAGGACGATCCAGTTCCGCCTGAACAAACAGGCTCATACACCCACGAAAACGATACACGACTCAAAAACCCGAAATCAGAATTTTTGCCGTCCCAGACGCTCTCTCAGGATGCAATTGCAGAGTTAGGATTGTTTTCTGAAGATAATAATGGCCTAGAGACCCAGGGCGCAGAGTATCTTAAAAAGAAGTACGGTGTGGCTTCATACCCAGAAAATGACCTTAAAGACTTGCTAGCGGGAGAAATTCCAAACGTCGATTTTTCTAAACATAAGCCGCCTTCTAACCAGGTCCAGTTCACTACCTACCAGTCGTACATTGAATCTTTCTTCCGTCCGTTCTCCAATGACGATATTCGCTTTGCAAACGAAAAGTACGTGCTACCGCCGGGATTCGAGAAAGGTGACTACGATCCCGCTACAAGTCCGTACTTGATTCCAAAGCTCGGGCCCTTCTATGCGGATGTGTGGGCCGAAGAAGATGCCGCGTTGCGGTCGAAGTTGAGCTCTCCTGCTCCACAAAGACCACCTATCGAATCGTACAAGCCCAAAGGCACTCATGATGAAGTTAATGATGAAAAATTACTCACAGAAGACGTTTCTGTTGGCCCCCTTCTGAGCAGATTGCTCTCTGCCATCCTAAGTATACACGAAGCAAAGGACGCCGAAAAGGATGATGGGGATGCTGACTCAAGCGCGATAAAGGATGAAGATTCCCGCTCCGAGGCTAACATGCCTCTTGACGATGACGTGGCTACACAGCTCGATAGTGATGCCTACAGAGTGACCAGCGAGGTGAATGATTTTTACTCGATGGAGGAGAGACTCAAACGAGAGCTCAAGTACATTGGTATTTTTATGAATTTGCCTGCCAAAGGCGAAAGGGGAAGACGGGGTGGTAGTATCATCGATAACGACGAATGGCTTCTTCATaaggaagatgacgaagTCAGTGCTGAGATGCGTGTTCTTCAGGAAGAACTCAAGGGCGCCGTCGTACGCAACagacagagaaagaaaattcTCGTTCCAATTATCGAAGAGCAACTTGCCTACCAAGAATATTGTACTATATTAGAGGACTTGGACAATCAAGTCAACACAGCTTACACAAAGAGACTCAAGGCGAAGAgcaggaagaagaagactccAGAGGCCACTGTTAATGCTGCACAACAGCAAGCCGCCAATAGTGGCTTGAGGGCACTCCTCGAGAAGAGACGCCGCTGGATCGAGAATATTGGTCGTCTATTCAAGCCTCCACATCTCATGAAGAGAATTCCTAGCGCGTCCATCTTTAAGGACCAGGTACActctgatgatgaagagggAGAGGCTGAGGTTGACGTTGTCAACGAGGAGGAGACGTAAACAATACATATATACATGCATTATGTCTATAGAATCTACCAGCTCATACCCTTGCTCAATTCCTCATGTGAGGGCAACGTTTTACAGTTGCCCAATGCGCAAATAGAAATAGGCTTATCTTTGAGTCTCCAGTTTGCCCAGTCAATGACATCTTGTCTCGTAACCGACTCAATTCTCTCGAAGACATCCTCGGGCAGTAATCTGTAGCCCGTGTTGACCAATTGTCTTCCGATATCTTCGGCAATAGCAGTACTGTCATCGAGCGCTAGCACCAAGGATGCTTTGAGTTGTGCTTTGGAGCGTTCCACCTCCTCTTCAGTGACATTGCCACTCTTTAAGCGTGCCCATTCTTTTAAAACGGCATTGGTAAAGAAAGACAAGTCAGTGTTGCTGTCTGCGGTGAAGTAAACGCCCATTAAGCCAGTGTCGGCGTAAGAGGTAGTGTAGGCCATGAAGGCATTAACCATTGGTTGGTTGTTGGGGCCGCCCATTGCGGCAGTGACAGTCAAAGGAGATGGCGAGTCGGAACCAATGCCGATGGATCTGTCCCACGAGCCAATGAGGCCATTGGCGACAGACGACGTGAAAAAGTCTGGAGCTGACCACGAAACGCCCTCCACAGCCAATGCCACATGTGTTACAGGCAAGGAGTCATCCTGGATAAGTCTCTCTGCCCCATAGAAAATGGGCATGTCGTCCCCATGCTGCTTGAAAGGAACAGGGCTTTTCTCGATATGCCCAAAGTACTTCTTGGCTAtctccacaagcttgtCGTGATCAACGCAGCCTGCACCTATGAGGGCCATTCTGTCGCCTTTGTAGTTTGTCCTGATATAATTGACCAAATCGTCTCTGTTGATGGTCTTTATCTTCTCCCTTGGGCCCAAGATGGTTCTGCCTAGGTCTTGCTTGCGGAAGGTTATCTCGTGTAAATGGTCAAACACCACTTCGTCAAACATCTTATCGACCTCGTCGCTCTCCTGTAAGATGACAGCCCTTTCTCGTTCTATAGCTTTGGTCTCTAGCTTCAGCTTCGTCAACAAGTCGCTCAAGATGTCCACGTTCTGCTCCAAGTCCTTGGCAAGACACCGCGTGTAATACACTGTGTTCTCTCTGGACGTATAAGCGTTGATCTGAGAGCCCAAATCCTCGATCTCGAGCTCCAAGCTGTACTGGGACCGCTTTTGTGTCCCCTTGAAGGCCAAGTGCTCGAGGAAATGTGCTGTACCGCTGCTCACGGGATTATCTGCTCTGGAGCCAGCGTTAATCCACATGCCAACCGTTGCCGTTTTAGTTCCAGGCATAGACTCACTTGCCACCGTGAGACCATTGGGTAAAACTGTAGTTTTGTAAGAAGGTGGCGGTGGGGTTCTGGCGGCCGCTGAAGTTGTAGTGGACGTTGCGGCTGAAGCCAACGAGCGGGAATGTAGTGGTTTTCTTAGGATTTGGCGAAGCAtaggttgcaaaagagctGGTACTAGAGATGAATAATGAAGGTTTAGATATAAGCACTTGAGTGGTGCACAGGTGCAGGTGTGGATGGTTTTTAATTCCCCAGGGTCTGGATCGACAGCTGCGTAGGGTGATAGGGTAACGAttaagaaaaaattgaaaaataagaagaaaaaaaaataaaacgCCGTCGATTTCGATCTTATGAAGATATGTTTGATCTTCTATGTTTGATCTTCAGGGCTTTATTTGGTGGAGAACTTCTGAACTCTTCCTTCCCTCAGCTCTTCACCCAATGTTTCGCATGAAGCCATACAGAGGCATTACTTCCAAGGAATTTCtggacaaaaagaagcccaTATGATTCTTCGAAGAGAAACTAgcttttgattctttttgatgtgTTCGTGCTTTTAGTATAAAGAAGATTGGGTGAATGGtttaatggctgcgaaatctgCAGCCCCAAACTCGATTATTCAGCGTGGTCCTTGGAGATCATTGTGTGGTATCACTTCAATATATTCAATTGAGTTTTCAGTCTACTCTTCATAAGTTTGTTTcagagaagcttcttgaagagatggaaTTCATGTGAGGAAGTCAGGTGGCCAATCAGGCTGTCTGTGAATTCATAAGGCTTCAAGTAtctgcaaagaagaatcttACTGCTGAAATACATCTAGTGATGCAAGTACATCCCTGGTACGCCCACAGCATGTACAGAGACACCACAACAAGACTCTCTAATCTTTCTCCCGAGGATATGGGAGAGAGAGGAGAGAAACTTCGGACACTTCACAATTATAGGCTTGAAAACGAAGTCCAGATCTTGACCACTGTCTCATCTTCCAGAACGATTTCTTCGATATCAGTGTCATAGGTGCCTCTGAGGACTTTTACTAGGTTCCTTGAGGACAGTTGCTTGAATGTATAGCACCAGGCTTCCTACTTTATTATAGCCGTGGGCTCATACGTTCTGGCAGCAACAGACTCAATGGCATCGCCATCTTCACAGCAGATTTCAAATGTTCAGGAGAGAGCACAGGATGACCACCCTAAGCTCCACAAAAATACTTTTCCTTCATTGAACGCATTTCCATGGCCTTCGGACTCTTCTGTTGCgcattggctgcaaaaatgtcgtcgcttGGTCAGCACCCATTCCCTACAATAGCGTTCACTGAAAACACCACCAATCACATTAGAACGCAACAAAATGAAGGGCACACTCGATAAATAAGGCTGGATCATTTACTCGGATTAAatcttgcttcaaaagctaTTCCAACCTCCATTTCACTCGACCCACACTGAGGTagccacgacattgtcgcgTTCCCACGGCCCTTCACCGTTGATCCTCGGGAAGCCATACGAAACAGCCAAAGTCCCTGTTAGCAGAATGTCACATCCATATTCATGCCCGTtagctttcttttctttaagtttctcaagaactTCCCCCACATCCGTCGATTTGCCACCTTCCTTTTACCCTTGCCTCCTGCTGGCTTTGCCCGACCCGGCCGGCTCCGGTCACAGGACCACTAGCATGCgcatttcttttctttttttttttttttccacctcCCATATAGGCTCCACAATCGCATCTTTCATTCATTCCTTTAACAACTCTActcttaaaaaaaaatacacTTTCCTTAAAATCCGAACATGAAGATTTTCGAGAGCTCCCATTTTTTCAATTACTCGTGGGAACAGGTCACTGCGGCCAATTGGGTCAAATACCCAAACGAGCTCTCCTCCCATGTTGTCTCTGTGGATATCTTAAACAGAGAGGTTGACCCGGAAAAACACATTCTTAGAACAGAAAGGTTGATCTCGTGCAAGCAGCCTGTGCCCAGGTGGTTGCGTGCGATCATTGGCGGGGAAGAATATTCGTTTGTAAGAGAGTTGAGCGAGGTGGACTTGGTGAACAGGAAACTCATCATGAAGTCGGCCAATATGACGTTATCGAACTTGCTCTTGGTCAACGAGACTGTGGTTTACACGCCAGATAAAAAGATGCCCCATGGCAGAACGCTTTTTGAGCAAGAGGCCGCCATCACGGCGTTTTCGCCATTTTCAGGTATCTGCAACAAGATCGAGGACTGGTCGGTCGAGCGGTTTGGCCAGAATGCCAAAGTTGGCAAGTTGGGGTTTGAGGGTGTTTTGCAGTCTGTGGCCAAGAAGTGGGACGAGAGTGGCGTGCTTGTGAAGGGGTTGGGCACCTCGCTTATGGAGGAGCTTGATGAGGTCAATGACAAGACCCACGAGATGATCCACGATGTGGGCGAGAAGACCTCGAGCGTGCTCTCGCAGGTGACCAAGCTTGGCAGCTACTTCAACCGCAGCTGATATACATCTACGATCGATCAAATGATAGAAGGCAGGCCCACTTATCATTAGGCTCATATTCGCAGGGCCCGCTTATGCATATAACTTCGTTTGGGTTTACGGGACGGCATTTAGGTAGCACTATTTATTCACGATACACGATAGACGATGCAGATTGAGTTGTGTAGCAGATGTAGGGACCAATTGACGGCGTTGGCATTGGCAttggtgttggtgttggtgttggGAGTAGGTCACGTGCCGCGCTAAGGGCATCGCAGGCATCGCAGGTCGATTTCCTTCCATGCTAGTCAACTCATCAAGGTACATCCAAACCCACACATCCTCGTCatgaaagatgaagtgATTGCTCTAGAAGGATACGAACACGTGAATTTGGATGCTGGCCATATAAATTTCCAGAATACCCCTGTCAAGCTCGAATACTGTCCCGAGACAGCCATTGACGCGGAGATCGAGAAGGCGTTTCTGGAGTTCCACACCTTGGGCAACCACAATGGCATCAAGCTCGAGACTCCCGACTCCCTCTCGCCAGAGGAGCACCAGTGGACCACGCCAGAAGCCCCTAGCTTCGAGTGTTTTGACGAAACCAGCCATCATGTGCTTAGCAGTGTAACCTCTGAAGAGATGGATGTTACAGCCaagcagcaccagcaacagcaaAACTTGCCAAGCAAGCAGCAAAGCGAGATGAACTGCGACACCGTGGCattgttgaagcaagaATTGGCCAACCACTCCCGTCTTGTGGGCACCTACACAACCATGAAATCAGCATACTTGAAGCTCTGCTCAGAGTTCAACTACCTTTTGGGCAAGTTCAACGACAACGAGCGGATCAAGCTCAACCTCATTCACGAAAACAACGAGTTGCGACAATTGCTCGTAGACGtgatcaaagaaaaagaattggacCGGAGGCGGTACAAGGAAGAGCTCTTGGGGGCAGGCATGGGTCAGGCGTAGACCGCGCCTGATGGGGCCCTCTTTATTAAGGGGGCCTGTATCATATTCGCATTAAGTAGTAGCATCTAAAATAGCATTCGCATCCACAGTCGACCAGTCGGTATTTTCTGAGTCTGTTTGAAACTCTCAATTAGCTCGGTCTCTCTTTCCTATAACCTTGCCTAAAATCGATATATATACTCTCGGTATGTCCCAGGAACAGGTGTTGCTAGAGTTGGAAATGATTTTGGCCACTGTTAGGCTGATTGACGAGAGTGTGCTTCAAAGCATCCGACTCTTGGAAAAGGGCGTTCCTTCTGCGTCGTACAAGGAGCTTGTTGCCAGCAACAAGACACGATTAGAACGCGTGATGGCGCTTTTGAACGAGATGTGATTTGGCTGGTGGTGCTTCGACACCCTCTTGTTTTGATGGGCCTCCACACAAGTGCGGAAACAGCGTAAGCACACTaacttcttccttgatggaCAACAGGCAGAAACAGGCAGTGGAAGAGTACCTGAGACAGAAAGTACGGGAAACTCAACACGGAGGTGCTGTTGACGATGAAGGATCCGAAGAGGATTTGGACCTCATgcttgaggagcttgagaagGACTACGACGAGTCGCTGGCCAAGTATAGGGAGCAGCGGctcgaggagctcaagaaggagtttgGGAAGATAGACagagctgctgctgagcGGGGGTCGGAATTGGGCAATGTTTCGTTTGTTTCGGCTGAAAAAGAGCTCATGGACCTTGTCATGAAGAGCGAGGTATGTATGGTGCACTTCTACCAGCCAGAATTTAGCAGGTGCAAGTTGATGAACGAGAGATTGGCCGTCCTTGCCGAGAAACACGTAGATGTGGGGATTTTCGCTATCCAGGCGTCCCAGGCGCCGTTTTTAGTGACTAAGCTCAAGATCAAGGTTCTTCCGGTGGTCGTAGCGTACAAGAACGGCAAGGAAGTGGCTCGCCTTGTGGGATTTGAGGGGCTCAGCACCAACGGCACAGATTTCTCGGTTGAAGCGCTTGAACTGTGGATGTTTCGTGAAAGAGTGATCTCAAAGCGGTCATTGACGTTTGCAAGCAAACCCGGAACAGTCAGaagcaccaacaacaacaccaacagcgacgacgacgacgacgacgactGGTATTAGAATCTGCAGCATAAACACGCTTTTATTCTGGACGAGAAAGAAGGTTTGATCTCGCTAGGAAGCTTGAATTTCGGGAGCTCCACCTTGCGGCGTCTGGGGATCAGCTCGTGGTAGAGCCTCTGGCGATTT
It encodes the following:
- the NGG1 gene encoding histone acetyltransferase NGG1, which codes for MHTASTTLDDIIDELRLKYDSSVGLLDGKAIREIPNLNTLYNFGKLLGNLEKNLKEAEEKDKKLLGKVETRLSEVQKLQEERKRDHEENEAEEESIPLAKRRKVDNEAKSKSEDEGDREGQERASKEDDEDEEKELHDAQDAFDGEANEGSKKVAVSPGKHAEDGEDAERVNSKDDPVPPEQTGSYTHENDTRLKNPKSEFLPSQTLSQDAIAELGLFSEDNNGLETQGAEYLKKKYGVASYPENDLKDLLAGEIPNVDFSKHKPPSNQVQFTTYQSYIESFFRPFSNDDIRFANEKYVLPPGFEKGDYDPATSPYLIPKLGPFYADVWAEEDAALRSKLSSPAPQRPPIESYKPKGTHDEVNDEKLLTEDVSVGPLSSRLLSAILSIHEAKDAEKDDGDADSSAIKDEDSRSEANMPLDDDVATQLDSDAYRVTSEVNDFYSMEERLKRELKYIGIFMNLPAKGERGRRGGSIIDNDEWLLHKEDDEVSAEMRVLQEELKGAVVRNRQRKKILVPIIEEQLAYQEYCTILEDLDNQVNTAYTKRLKAKSRKKKTPEATVNAAQQQAANSGLRALLEKRRRWIENIGRLFKPPHLMKRIPSASIFKDQVHSDDEEGEAEVDVVNEEET
- the MAS1 gene encoding mitochondrial processing peptidase; amino-acid sequence: MLRQILRKPLHSRSLASAATSTTTSAAARTPPPPSYKTTVLPNGLTVASESMPGTKTATVGMWINAGSRADNPVSSGTAHFLEHLAFKGTQKRSQYSLELEIEDLGSQINAYTSRENTVYYTRCLAKDLEQNVDILSDLLTKSKLETKAIERERAVILQESDEVDKMFDEVVFDHLHEITFRKQDLGRTILGPREKIKTINRDDLVNYIRTNYKGDRMALIGAGCVDHDKLVEIAKKYFGHIEKSPVPFKQHGDDMPIFYGAERLIQDDSLPVTHVALAVEGVSWSAPDFFTSSVANGLIGSWDRSIGIGSDSPSPLTVTAAMGGPNNQPMVNAFMAYTTSYADTGLMGVYFTADSNTDLSFFTNAVLKEWARLKSGNVTEEEVERSKAQLKASLVLALDDSTAIAEDIGRQLVNTGYRLSPEDVFERIESVTRQDVIDWANWRLKDKPISICALGNCKTLPSHEELSKGMSW